Proteins encoded in a region of the Mucilaginibacter sabulilitoris genome:
- the bioA gene encoding adenosylmethionine--8-amino-7-oxononanoate transaminase, whose protein sequence is MNLTERDLKVIWHPYTQMKTASPPIPIVRGEGAGLFDEQGKKYIDAVSSWWVNIHGHAHPYIAEKVSEQLHKLEHVIFAGFTHEGAVELAERLLAILPDNQQKAFYSDNGSTAIEVAIKMCLQYWLNKGNQRTKIMAFKNAYHGDTFGAMAVSGRSAFTKAFDSLLFEVEFIDLPDKDNIESLKSKISNLKSELACFIFEPLVQGSAGMIMYEAEYLNQLMTHCRQENVLMIDDEVFTGFGRTGKPFACNHVQIQPDIMCFSKGLTGGTMALGLTTCTQEIYDAFLSDDKLKTLFHGHSFTANPVAIASALASLDLFLLPATAANIDRIETSHQQFRTKIQNHAKIKEVRQIGTIIAMEWETGDNTSYFSSLRDKLYHYFLAEGVILRPLGNIIYILPPYCITNAELDYVYSKIEHALEEI, encoded by the coding sequence ATGAATTTAACCGAGCGCGACCTTAAAGTAATATGGCACCCCTATACCCAAATGAAAACAGCATCGCCACCCATACCTATTGTGAGAGGTGAGGGTGCTGGTTTGTTTGATGAACAGGGTAAAAAATACATCGACGCGGTGTCGTCATGGTGGGTAAATATCCATGGGCACGCGCACCCTTATATCGCCGAAAAAGTATCGGAGCAGTTGCATAAGTTGGAGCATGTGATATTTGCGGGCTTTACCCACGAAGGTGCTGTTGAACTGGCCGAAAGGTTACTGGCTATTTTGCCTGATAACCAGCAAAAAGCGTTTTACTCCGATAACGGTTCAACTGCGATCGAAGTAGCTATAAAGATGTGCCTGCAATACTGGCTCAACAAAGGCAATCAGCGCACTAAAATAATGGCGTTTAAAAACGCTTATCATGGCGATACCTTTGGGGCCATGGCCGTAAGCGGTCGCAGCGCTTTTACAAAAGCATTTGACAGTTTGCTGTTCGAGGTGGAGTTTATTGATCTGCCTGATAAGGATAATATAGAAAGCCTCAAATCTAAGATCTCAAATCTCAAATCTGAATTAGCGTGTTTTATTTTTGAGCCTTTGGTGCAGGGATCTGCCGGTATGATCATGTATGAGGCCGAATACCTGAACCAGTTAATGACCCATTGCAGGCAGGAAAACGTGCTGATGATAGATGATGAGGTATTTACCGGTTTTGGTCGTACAGGCAAACCATTTGCCTGTAACCATGTACAGATTCAGCCAGATATTATGTGTTTTTCCAAAGGTTTAACCGGCGGTACTATGGCCCTCGGATTAACTACTTGTACGCAGGAGATTTATGATGCCTTTTTATCCGACGATAAGCTGAAAACGTTGTTTCACGGACATTCCTTTACTGCTAATCCGGTTGCAATAGCATCGGCACTGGCTAGCTTGGATCTGTTCCTGTTGCCGGCAACTGCCGCCAACATTGATCGTATAGAAACGTCACATCAGCAATTCAGAACCAAAATACAGAACCACGCTAAAATAAAAGAAGTACGCCAAATCGGCACTATCATAGCCATGGAGTGGGAAACCGGCGATAATACCTCATACTTTAGTTCACTTCGCGATAAGCTGTATCATTACTTTTTGGCCGAGGGTGTTATATTGCGTCCCTTAGGCAATATCATATACATTTTACCGCCATATTGCATTACTAATGCCGAACTCGATTATGTTTACAGCAAAATTGAGCATGCACTTGAAGAAATATAA
- a CDS encoding NUDIX domain-containing protein produces the protein MEYFNVRVYGLLVNDRNEVLISDEQEYGQRFIKFPGGGLEIGEGLIDGLKREFLEECEAEVEIISHFYTTDFFVRSAFNDSQIISVYYMVKNITSLNFPIKTIAYDFDGKGDVLQAFRWINIADLTTDDVTFPTDKRVVELLRAEL, from the coding sequence ATGGAGTATTTTAACGTACGTGTTTACGGATTGCTGGTAAACGACCGCAATGAAGTGCTGATTAGCGACGAGCAGGAATATGGCCAGCGTTTTATTAAATTCCCCGGTGGCGGTTTAGAAATAGGAGAGGGATTAATTGACGGTTTAAAACGCGAGTTTTTGGAGGAATGTGAGGCTGAAGTTGAAATTATCAGTCATTTTTATACAACCGATTTTTTTGTACGGTCGGCATTTAATGACTCGCAGATCATCAGCGTGTATTATATGGTTAAGAATATTACCTCTTTAAATTTTCCTATAAAAACCATAGCCTATGATTTTGATGGCAAGGGTGATGTGCTGCAGGCTTTCAGATGGATAAATATCGCCGATTTAACTACCGACGATGTTACCTTCCCTACCGATAAACGTGTTGTTGAACTATTACGAGCAGAACTATGA
- a CDS encoding cation diffusion facilitator family transporter — protein MKQQKRIILISLITGIFLMMAKFGAYFLTASNFVLTDAAESIVNVIASAFAFFSIYLSAQPRDENHPYGHGKVEYFSVFIEGSLIGIAGIIIIFKSVYSLFYPSYIHDLLTGAIIIGATGIVNGVLGFYMIQKGKALRSITLDADGRHLLTDMVTSIGLVAGLILIKLTGILWLDSALSIAVAVYIIISSYKLIRKSVGGLMDEADFQVVTDIINVLSEKRREAWIDVHNLRAQKYGHELHIDCHMTLPNYFDLNRVHAEVSLVDKMINKEVGIKTELFIHSDPCVPECCHYCSMPNCPIRSEPQTETIAWTMDKVVRNKKHFE, from the coding sequence TTGAAACAACAGAAAAGAATCATATTAATTTCGCTTATAACAGGGATTTTCCTGATGATGGCGAAGTTCGGGGCATATTTTTTAACCGCTTCAAACTTTGTTCTTACCGATGCTGCCGAAAGCATTGTAAATGTAATTGCCAGCGCCTTTGCCTTTTTTAGTATTTACCTATCGGCGCAGCCCCGCGATGAGAACCATCCCTATGGGCACGGTAAGGTGGAGTATTTTTCGGTATTTATTGAAGGCTCATTGATAGGCATTGCCGGGATCATTATCATCTTTAAATCTGTTTATAGCTTATTTTACCCTTCGTATATACATGATCTGCTTACCGGTGCCATTATTATAGGTGCTACCGGGATTGTAAATGGCGTTTTAGGCTTTTATATGATACAAAAGGGTAAGGCATTACGATCAATAACCCTTGATGCCGATGGCCGCCATTTACTTACAGACATGGTAACGAGCATAGGTTTGGTAGCGGGGTTGATACTTATTAAACTTACGGGTATTTTATGGCTTGATAGCGCTTTGTCCATTGCTGTGGCCGTTTACATTATTATTAGCAGCTATAAGCTTATACGCAAGTCTGTAGGCGGACTAATGGATGAGGCCGATTTTCAAGTGGTGACCGATATTATAAATGTACTGAGCGAAAAGCGGCGTGAAGCCTGGATAGATGTACATAATTTGCGTGCCCAGAAATATGGTCATGAATTGCATATTGATTGCCACATGACCCTGCCAAATTACTTCGATTTAAACAGGGTACATGCAGAGGTATCACTGGTTGACAAAATGATTAACAAAGAGGTAGGGATAAAAACAGAACTTTTTATTCACTCAGATCCCTGTGTGCCTGAATGCTGTCACTATTGCAGCATGCCCAATTGCCCAATAAGGTCTGAGCCTCAAACAGAGACCATAGCCTGGACAATGGATAAAGTAGTACGCAACAAAAAACACTTTGAATAA
- a CDS encoding pyridoxal phosphate-dependent aminotransferase produces MSALSTRINNLSESATIKMAKMGRELAAKGVDVISLSFGEPDFHTPEHIKEAAKQAMDKNLTYYTPVAGYPDLRKAVVAKLKNENNLDYDFSQIVVSTGAKQAIANAVLCLVNPGEEVIIPTPYWVSYSEVVKLAEGVSVFINTTVEQNFKITPEQLEAAITPKTKLFMFSSPCNPTGSVYSKDELEGLAKVFEKHPHVYILSDEIYEHINFVDKHESIAQFDYIKDRVVIINGWSKAFAMTGWRIGYTASNSEIAAACDKMQGQVTSGTCSITQRAGVAAYEGGLESVLEMRAAFKKRRDIVYKLLSEIEGIKVNLPDGAFYFFPNVTSFFGKSYNGKTIKDADELSIYLLEEAHVATVGGDSFGDTTSIRISYAAAEDKLIEAMRRIKEALDKLK; encoded by the coding sequence ATGAGCGCATTAAGTACCCGGATCAATAATTTGTCCGAATCTGCAACAATTAAGATGGCCAAAATGGGCCGCGAACTTGCCGCTAAAGGCGTTGACGTGATCAGCCTTAGCTTTGGCGAACCTGACTTTCATACTCCTGAGCATATCAAGGAGGCCGCAAAGCAGGCCATGGATAAAAACCTTACCTACTACACTCCTGTAGCCGGATATCCGGACCTCCGTAAGGCTGTAGTTGCCAAATTAAAGAACGAGAACAACCTTGATTACGATTTTAGCCAGATAGTGGTATCAACCGGTGCCAAGCAGGCTATTGCCAATGCGGTACTTTGCCTGGTAAATCCCGGTGAAGAGGTAATTATCCCTACTCCGTACTGGGTGTCATATTCAGAAGTAGTTAAACTTGCCGAAGGTGTGAGCGTTTTTATTAATACCACTGTTGAGCAAAACTTTAAAATAACCCCTGAACAGTTAGAAGCTGCTATTACGCCAAAAACAAAACTGTTCATGTTCTCATCGCCATGTAACCCAACAGGAAGTGTTTACAGCAAAGATGAACTGGAAGGATTGGCCAAAGTATTTGAAAAACACCCGCATGTATATATTCTGAGCGACGAAATTTATGAGCATATTAACTTTGTTGACAAGCACGAGTCAATTGCCCAGTTTGACTATATTAAAGACCGCGTAGTGATCATTAACGGTTGGTCAAAGGCTTTTGCCATGACCGGCTGGAGAATTGGTTACACAGCTTCTAATTCGGAAATTGCGGCTGCCTGTGATAAAATGCAGGGACAGGTAACTTCAGGAACCTGCTCTATTACCCAGCGTGCCGGTGTGGCTGCTTATGAGGGCGGACTGGAAAGTGTACTTGAAATGCGTGCGGCATTCAAAAAACGCCGTGATATTGTTTATAAACTCCTTAGCGAAATTGAAGGTATAAAAGTTAACCTGCCTGATGGTGCGTTTTACTTTTTCCCGAATGTGACTTCATTTTTTGGCAAGAGCTATAATGGCAAAACCATTAAGGATGCTGATGAACTAAGCATTTATTTGCTTGAGGAAGCCCATGTAGCCACTGTAGGCGGCGATTCATTTGGTGATACTACATCTATCCGTATTTCTTACGCTGCTGCAGAAGATAAACTTATTGAGGCTATGCGCAGGATCAAAGAAGCATTAGATAAATTGAAATAA
- a CDS encoding efflux RND transporter permease subunit, giving the protein MIADTFIRRPVTAIVISLVIVIVGILAISTLAIGQYPEITPPTVNITGTYTGADALTVEQTVATPVEVQVNGTPGMTYLQSNSTSNGAMSMTVNFEIGTDINIAALDVQNRVGIATPTLPQEVQRLGLTVRKRNPSILMLVAMYSPKGTHNVTFVDNYTNVFVRDALLRAKGVGDVFTRADDFSMRIWLKPDKLAALGMTAGDVTAALAEQNAQVAAGSVGATPQEKGQPFEYTVLVKGRLTSQTEFENIVVRTQPSNGAIVHLKDVARVELGKFNYSGNSFVDGKRASYLLVYQAPNSNALETADNVYAIMEQLKKSFPADIEYVVPFESVTVVKVSVHEVIETLVIALFLVIVVVFLFLQSWRTTLIPVLAIPVSIIGTFIFFIPLGFTINTLTLFGFVLAIGIVVDDAIVVVEAVQHYMDEEGMSPKEATVHAMRDISAPVIAIALILAAVFVPVGFIPGIVGRLYQQFAITIAISVLISAFVALSLTPALCTLILKPHKLDQKSKGLDRFFFKFNTWFERVTNKYRNGVDKSIKHSKFIVIILVCIIIGTILLFSHKPSGFIPTEDEGRIYITYDLPEASSTERTVNTLRMMMKSLDSIPEIGHYAALGGLNVITFATKSNSATIFVQLKPWDERKKDSEELVGVIQKQLAKYKGAGTLVIRPPAIPGLGNSAGFSFILEEKQAGGDIKNFEKVLQNFTAEVNKRPEIGSAYSFFTARTPAYQLTIDREKTKRLGVQLSDVNAALQTYMGSSYINDLTLYGRTFRVLAQADTNYRTNIQNIGQYFVRNQVGTMVPLSTLTTYKVIENAPLISHYNLFRSAEIDGTAKPGYSSGDALKALEEVAAKSLPQGYGYEFSGLSREEKISGSKTIYIFMLSIGFVFLFLAALYESWSVPFSVLLAVPLGAFGAILFLTFQSKLDNNVYAQIGLITLIGLAAKNAILIVEFAKERVDAGMELEKATLEAVRLRLRPIIMTSLAFILGVAPLLFASGAGAVARQTIGWTVFGGMLAATSLAIFIVPVLFFIITRFAYGKEKLAELEKNYKPDRGHEPEV; this is encoded by the coding sequence ATGATAGCAGATACCTTTATACGAAGACCAGTTACAGCTATAGTTATATCATTAGTGATCGTAATTGTAGGTATATTGGCCATAAGCACATTGGCTATTGGTCAGTATCCGGAAATTACACCACCAACTGTTAACATTACCGGTACCTATACCGGTGCTGATGCGCTAACCGTTGAACAAACGGTTGCCACTCCTGTAGAGGTGCAGGTGAACGGTACCCCCGGCATGACCTATTTGCAAAGTAACAGCACCAGTAACGGCGCCATGAGCATGACCGTTAACTTTGAAATTGGTACCGACATTAATATAGCGGCGCTTGATGTACAGAACAGGGTAGGCATAGCTACGCCTACCTTACCACAAGAGGTTCAGCGCCTTGGCTTAACTGTACGTAAACGTAATCCCAGCATTTTAATGCTGGTGGCCATGTATTCACCCAAGGGCACACATAATGTAACCTTTGTTGACAACTATACCAACGTTTTTGTACGCGATGCTCTTTTACGGGCCAAAGGCGTAGGCGATGTTTTTACCCGGGCTGATGATTTTAGTATGCGTATATGGCTTAAACCGGATAAGCTGGCCGCCCTTGGCATGACGGCGGGTGATGTTACAGCTGCGCTGGCAGAACAAAACGCACAGGTTGCCGCGGGTTCAGTTGGTGCAACCCCACAAGAAAAAGGCCAGCCATTTGAATATACCGTTTTGGTTAAAGGCCGGTTAACAAGTCAGACTGAGTTTGAAAACATTGTTGTACGCACGCAACCGTCAAATGGTGCTATTGTACATTTAAAAGATGTTGCACGTGTTGAGTTAGGTAAGTTTAATTACTCAGGTAATTCATTTGTTGATGGAAAGCGTGCTTCCTACCTGTTGGTTTATCAGGCTCCAAACAGCAATGCGCTTGAAACCGCCGACAATGTTTACGCCATAATGGAGCAACTCAAAAAATCTTTCCCTGCAGATATTGAATATGTTGTGCCATTTGAATCGGTAACGGTAGTAAAAGTATCTGTACACGAAGTAATCGAAACATTGGTTATTGCCTTGTTCCTGGTTATTGTGGTAGTATTCCTCTTTCTGCAAAGCTGGCGTACCACGCTTATTCCTGTTTTGGCTATACCGGTGTCTATCATTGGTACATTCATATTCTTTATCCCATTAGGCTTTACCATAAACACGCTTACGCTATTTGGCTTTGTGTTAGCTATTGGTATAGTGGTGGATGACGCGATTGTGGTGGTTGAAGCTGTTCAGCATTATATGGATGAAGAAGGCATGTCGCCTAAAGAAGCTACGGTACACGCTATGCGCGATATATCGGCTCCTGTTATCGCCATTGCATTGATATTGGCCGCAGTGTTTGTACCGGTAGGTTTTATTCCGGGCATTGTGGGACGGCTTTATCAGCAATTTGCTATTACTATAGCTATATCCGTATTGATATCTGCATTTGTGGCGTTGTCATTAACTCCGGCTCTTTGTACATTAATACTAAAGCCCCATAAACTCGATCAAAAGTCAAAAGGCCTTGATAGGTTCTTTTTTAAATTTAACACATGGTTTGAACGTGTTACAAACAAATACCGCAACGGAGTTGATAAAAGTATAAAGCATTCTAAATTCATTGTTATCATACTGGTTTGTATCATCATAGGTACTATACTATTATTTAGCCATAAGCCAAGCGGGTTTATCCCGACAGAGGATGAAGGCCGTATTTATATTACCTACGATCTGCCAGAGGCATCATCAACAGAACGAACGGTAAATACGTTACGTATGATGATGAAATCGCTTGACAGCATTCCCGAAATAGGACATTATGCCGCATTAGGAGGATTAAACGTAATTACGTTTGCCACAAAATCAAATAGTGCTACCATATTTGTACAGCTCAAACCCTGGGATGAACGAAAAAAAGACTCAGAGGAATTGGTTGGTGTGATCCAGAAGCAGCTGGCCAAATACAAAGGAGCCGGTACATTGGTAATCAGACCGCCTGCTATACCAGGTTTAGGTAACTCTGCTGGTTTTTCCTTTATATTAGAAGAAAAACAAGCTGGAGGTGATATCAAAAATTTTGAAAAAGTACTTCAGAATTTTACTGCGGAGGTAAACAAACGACCTGAAATAGGCAGCGCCTACTCGTTTTTTACCGCACGTACACCTGCGTATCAGCTCACTATTGACAGGGAAAAGACAAAGCGGTTGGGCGTGCAATTGTCTGATGTAAACGCTGCTTTGCAAACTTACATGGGTAGCTCTTATATCAATGATTTGACGTTATACGGCCGAACATTCCGCGTGCTGGCCCAGGCAGATACGAATTATCGTACTAATATTCAGAATATAGGCCAGTACTTTGTGCGTAACCAGGTGGGTACTATGGTACCGTTAAGCACCCTTACAACATATAAGGTAATTGAAAATGCGCCGTTGATATCGCATTATAACTTGTTCAGATCGGCCGAGATTGATGGTACAGCAAAGCCTGGATATAGTAGCGGTGATGCCTTAAAAGCGCTGGAGGAGGTTGCAGCTAAATCATTACCACAAGGATATGGTTATGAGTTTTCAGGCCTTAGCCGGGAAGAAAAAATATCAGGTTCAAAAACCATTTATATCTTCATGTTGTCAATAGGATTTGTGTTCCTGTTCCTGGCAGCCCTGTACGAGAGCTGGTCTGTACCGTTCTCGGTGTTATTGGCTGTGCCGCTGGGTGCCTTTGGGGCGATATTGTTTCTTACGTTTCAATCCAAACTTGATAATAACGTATATGCGCAAATTGGTTTAATTACACTGATTGGTTTGGCTGCCAAGAACGCCATCCTGATTGTAGAGTTTGCTAAAGAACGTGTGGATGCCGGTATGGAGCTTGAAAAAGCAACCCTTGAAGCTGTACGCCTGCGTTTAAGGCCAATTATTATGACTTCGCTGGCATTTATACTTGGCGTTGCGCCGTTGCTATTTGCCTCCGGAGCAGGTGCCGTAGCTCGTCAAACTATAGGATGGACAGTGTTTGGTGGTATGCTTGCCGCAACTTCATTGGCTATATTTATAGTACCGGTGTTATTCTTTATCATTACCCGTTTTGCTTATGGTAAAGAAAAGCTGGCCGAGCTTGAAAAAAATTACAAGCCTGATAGAGGCCATGAACCCGAGGTTTAA
- a CDS encoding efflux RND transporter periplasmic adaptor subunit: protein MKNRYIYWFAPVALLALASCKGKAKQDAPLPPTPVNIVEAKKAEAIYYDQYQGSVVSINTTELRSQVPGFVTGIFFKEGDIVQKGKVLYEIDKRKYLAAFQQAQANVLSAQADLVKAQKDIDRYNMLLQNDAIARQTVDQATAAFETSKSQVAVAKAALESARADLSFATITAPFTGRIGISQVRLGTQVSAGTTLMNTISAEHPIGVDVVVNEQDIARFYKLQKSSSDTTFKLQLPDGSTYNKSGKVLAIDRGVNNQTGTIKVRVQFPNEEDALKDGMSCVLRVLNSQSGNRVQIPYKAITEQMGEFFVFVSKDTTITDTTTKKTDDALIARQHKVILGPRVGSDVVIMSGIEEGDKIVTEGFQRLRDGGKITVGAPAAQGAPGQAKQQGK from the coding sequence ATGAAAAATAGATACATATACTGGTTTGCCCCGGTGGCATTATTAGCATTAGCCTCTTGTAAAGGCAAAGCAAAACAGGACGCGCCGCTTCCGCCAACCCCCGTAAACATTGTTGAGGCCAAAAAGGCCGAAGCTATTTATTATGATCAGTACCAGGGTTCGGTTGTTTCTATAAATACAACCGAACTAAGGAGCCAGGTTCCGGGCTTTGTAACAGGTATATTTTTTAAAGAAGGCGATATTGTACAAAAAGGTAAGGTGCTTTATGAAATAGATAAACGTAAATACCTTGCAGCTTTTCAGCAGGCCCAGGCCAATGTATTAAGCGCCCAGGCCGATTTGGTTAAAGCACAGAAAGATATTGACCGTTATAACATGCTGCTGCAAAATGATGCTATAGCACGCCAAACGGTTGACCAGGCTACCGCTGCTTTTGAAACCAGCAAAAGCCAGGTAGCAGTTGCTAAAGCCGCGTTAGAATCGGCCCGTGCCGATTTGTCATTTGCTACTATAACCGCTCCCTTTACCGGGCGCATAGGTATATCACAGGTTAGGTTGGGTACACAGGTTTCGGCAGGTACCACATTAATGAACACCATATCTGCCGAACACCCGATAGGGGTAGACGTAGTTGTGAATGAACAGGATATTGCCCGTTTTTACAAACTTCAAAAATCAAGCAGTGACACTACATTTAAGCTGCAATTACCCGACGGAAGTACTTATAATAAGTCAGGCAAGGTTTTAGCGATTGACAGGGGGGTGAATAATCAAACCGGTACCATCAAAGTAAGGGTACAATTCCCTAATGAGGAAGATGCGTTAAAAGATGGTATGAGCTGCGTATTAAGAGTATTAAATAGCCAGTCAGGTAATCGCGTTCAAATTCCGTATAAAGCAATAACTGAGCAAATGGGCGAATTTTTTGTATTTGTAAGTAAGGATACTACCATTACCGATACTACCACTAAAAAAACTGACGATGCGCTTATAGCCAGGCAACATAAGGTTATTTTGGGACCACGTGTGGGCTCTGATGTAGTAATTATGAGTGGTATTGAAGAGGGCGACAAAATTGTTACCGAAGGGTTTCAACGCCTGCGCGATGGCGGTAAGATTACTGTAGGTGCCCCCGCCGCTCAGGGTGCACCAGGTCAGGCAAAACAGCAAGGTAAGTAA
- a CDS encoding TolC family protein codes for MKRNKYFILLIIVNLTLILHNPIFAQARLDTLNGPVSLKQCVEFALRNQPVIRQAAIDEQINEKDIRIGLSGWLPQVTGTGLYNYYFKGSPQAGASGANIPPGTGVRNLSTLGLQASQVLYNNDVFLAAKTAKYSRLYYKQNTTSSQINVVSDVSKAFFDVLLSQKQLNITNEDIARLQRSLKDAFNKYQAGVSDKTDYKQATIALNNSLATRKQTEESIKSKTAYLKQIMGVDGSKELSLSYDSSRYEQEASIDTNQRLDVNNRIEYRLLQTSKSLQNINVNYYKYGFLPSLSLVGNYNAAYFSHNFSDLYDKAFPTGYAGLTLNLPIFQGTKRLQNLSKARLQVERTDLDILNTQNSINTEYVQALAGYKSNYASYQLIRQNVDLAKDVYKIVSLQYREGVKTYLDVIIAQSDLRTAELNYYNALFQLLSSKIDLQKALGTLIVEND; via the coding sequence ATGAAAAGAAACAAATACTTTATCCTTCTCATCATAGTAAACTTAACATTAATTTTACATAATCCAATATTTGCACAAGCCAGATTAGACACGCTTAACGGCCCTGTTTCGTTAAAGCAATGTGTTGAGTTTGCTTTGCGCAACCAACCCGTTATTCGCCAGGCTGCTATTGACGAGCAAATTAATGAAAAAGATATCCGAATAGGATTATCTGGCTGGTTGCCTCAAGTAACAGGGACGGGGTTATATAATTATTATTTTAAAGGGAGTCCGCAGGCCGGCGCTTCCGGTGCTAATATTCCTCCCGGAACTGGTGTTCGTAACTTATCTACGCTGGGCTTGCAGGCCAGCCAGGTATTATATAATAATGATGTGTTTTTGGCAGCTAAAACTGCTAAATATTCGCGCCTTTATTATAAACAAAATACAACGAGCAGCCAGATCAATGTAGTGTCTGATGTTAGTAAGGCCTTTTTTGATGTATTGCTTTCGCAAAAACAGCTTAACATTACCAATGAAGATATAGCAAGGCTGCAAAGAAGTTTAAAGGATGCATTTAACAAGTACCAGGCTGGGGTATCTGATAAAACCGATTACAAACAGGCTACCATCGCCCTAAATAATTCTTTGGCTACCCGCAAGCAAACGGAAGAATCCATAAAAAGCAAAACAGCTTATTTAAAGCAAATCATGGGAGTTGATGGGTCAAAAGAGCTGTCGCTTTCGTATGATTCTTCGCGCTATGAACAGGAAGCTTCTATAGATACCAACCAACGCCTGGATGTAAACAACCGCATCGAGTACCGCTTACTGCAAACCAGTAAATCATTACAAAATATAAATGTTAATTACTATAAATACGGTTTCCTGCCATCATTATCGCTGGTTGGTAATTATAATGCTGCCTATTTTAGTCATAATTTTTCTGACCTGTATGATAAAGCGTTCCCAACCGGTTACGCGGGCCTTACTTTAAACCTGCCTATTTTTCAGGGCACAAAACGCCTGCAAAATTTAAGCAAAGCCAGATTACAGGTTGAGCGTACCGATTTGGATATTTTAAATACGCAAAACAGTATTAATACCGAATATGTACAGGCGCTGGCTGGTTATAAAAGTAACTATGCCAGCTATCAACTCATTAGGCAAAATGTCGATCTGGCTAAAGATGTATATAAAATAGTAAGCCTGCAGTATCGTGAAGGGGTTAAAACATATCTGGATGTTATTATAGCCCAGTCAGATTTGCGTACGGCAGAGTTAAACTATTATAATGCATTGTTCCAGCTGCTGTCGAGCAAAATTGACCTGCAGAAAGCATTAGGAACACTTATAGTTGAAAATGATTGA
- the spt gene encoding serine palmitoyltransferase, whose translation MVKKLHGKIAQFQVANMLRDRGLYPYFRPIESAQDTEVLIDNKRVLMFGSNSYLGLTNHPKIKEASKKAIDKYGTGCAGSRFLNGTLDIHIELENRLASYVGKEATVLFSTGYQVNLGVLSCITGRNDYIILDEYDHACIIDGSRLSFSKVIKYAHNDMDDLQRKLSILPEEAVKVIAVDGIFSMEGDIVKLPQIVKLADQYGANIMIDDAHSLGVIGHKGAGTASHFNLTSDVDLIMGTFSKSLASLGGFIASDRDTIDYIKHRARSLMFSASMPPGSVASVIAALDIIESEPERIQKLWDNTNYASKLLLDEGFDLGPTESPILPIYVRDNEKTFLVTKQLQAAGVFVNPVVSPAVPSDSSLLRFSLMATHTFDQIDEAVEKLTKVFKEAGVTSSVKENI comes from the coding sequence ATGGTTAAAAAACTACATGGGAAAATCGCTCAATTCCAAGTTGCAAATATGCTTCGGGACCGAGGGTTATATCCTTATTTCAGGCCTATTGAGTCTGCTCAGGACACTGAAGTACTAATAGATAACAAAAGGGTGCTAATGTTTGGCTCAAATTCATATTTGGGACTAACAAACCATCCTAAGATTAAAGAAGCTTCCAAGAAAGCAATTGACAAATACGGTACAGGTTGTGCCGGTTCCCGTTTTTTAAATGGTACGCTTGATATCCATATTGAATTAGAGAACAGGCTGGCCAGTTATGTTGGTAAGGAAGCTACAGTTCTTTTCAGTACCGGATACCAGGTTAACCTTGGTGTATTGTCATGCATAACAGGCCGTAATGATTATATTATATTAGATGAGTATGATCATGCCTGTATTATTGATGGCAGCCGACTTTCGTTTTCGAAAGTCATAAAATATGCCCACAATGACATGGATGACCTGCAGCGCAAACTGAGCATACTGCCGGAAGAAGCTGTAAAGGTTATTGCTGTTGATGGTATATTCAGCATGGAAGGCGATATTGTTAAACTACCTCAAATAGTTAAACTTGCCGACCAGTATGGTGCAAATATCATGATTGATGACGCTCACAGTCTTGGTGTAATTGGTCATAAAGGCGCCGGTACCGCATCACACTTTAATTTAACCAGCGATGTTGACCTTATCATGGGCACGTTCAGTAAATCGCTGGCTTCATTAGGTGGTTTTATTGCCAGCGACAGGGATACCATTGATTATATTAAACATCGTGCACGCTCATTGATGTTCAGTGCCAGTATGCCTCCTGGTTCTGTTGCCAGTGTAATAGCGGCCCTTGATATTATTGAGTCTGAACCCGAAAGAATTCAGAAACTTTGGGACAATACCAACTATGCATCAAAACTTCTTTTAGATGAAGGTTTTGATCTTGGTCCAACAGAAAGCCCTATCCTGCCTATCTATGTGCGCGATAACGAAAAAACCTTCCTGGTAACTAAACAACTGCAGGCCGCAGGGGTATTTGTTAACCCGGTTGTTTCACCTGCCGTACCTTCAGATTCATCATTACTTCGTTTTTCATTAATGGCTACACACACTTTTGACCAGATTGACGAAGCCGTTGAAAAACTTACTAAAGTATTTAAAGAAGCAGGAGTAACTTCTTCTGTTAAAGAAAATATCTAA